One Thalassospira marina DNA window includes the following coding sequences:
- a CDS encoding phage protease, whose translation MPKIAVCAVSLDRAQGDLKRLMPAGTFSAPRGAMSGQGPWHLDQQSATALIASARNRSTNIVIDYEHQTLMAAENGKPAPASGWVDPKTLEWREDGLYGVIKWTAAAKAMIDAEEYQYLSPVFPYDANGTPLDLLQIALTNTPAIHGLDQRALAAARAALPSDSEHSQPETDEMDLKILLEALGLPDDTTETNALKTVAALKAGNDQLAALRAELGLKDGDDAKPAIAALKATPAGSVPQPVYDELKTQLAALKASGEESERNRLIEDGMADGRIAGKATADWLRTQPIAVLKSHLADATPLAALKGMQSAGKEPDKKAGAAGLSDNDLAVCKQMGISPEEYAKANA comes from the coding sequence ATGCCAAAGATTGCTGTTTGTGCCGTGTCCCTTGACCGCGCGCAGGGCGATTTGAAGCGCCTGATGCCTGCTGGCACATTCTCCGCGCCACGCGGGGCAATGTCGGGTCAGGGGCCGTGGCATCTTGACCAGCAATCGGCGACAGCCCTGATTGCGAGTGCGCGCAATCGCTCAACCAATATCGTGATCGATTATGAACACCAGACCCTGATGGCCGCCGAGAATGGAAAACCTGCCCCGGCATCAGGCTGGGTTGATCCGAAAACGCTGGAATGGCGCGAGGACGGCCTGTACGGCGTGATCAAATGGACGGCTGCGGCCAAGGCGATGATTGATGCTGAAGAGTATCAATATCTGTCGCCAGTCTTTCCCTATGACGCAAACGGCACCCCGCTTGATCTGTTGCAGATTGCGCTGACCAACACCCCGGCCATTCACGGGCTGGATCAGCGTGCGCTGGCCGCAGCGCGTGCGGCCCTTCCTTCTGATAGCGAACATTCCCAACCGGAGACCGATGAGATGGACCTCAAGATCCTGCTCGAAGCCCTTGGGCTTCCCGATGACACGACGGAAACCAATGCCCTCAAGACGGTTGCCGCCCTGAAAGCTGGCAATGACCAGCTTGCCGCCCTGCGGGCCGAGCTTGGCCTTAAGGATGGCGATGACGCCAAACCTGCCATTGCCGCCCTTAAAGCAACCCCGGCTGGTTCTGTGCCGCAACCGGTTTATGACGAGCTGAAAACCCAGCTTGCCGCGCTTAAGGCCAGTGGTGAGGAAAGTGAACGCAATCGCCTGATCGAGGACGGCATGGCCGATGGCCGCATTGCGGGCAAGGCAACAGCAGACTGGCTGCGTACCCAGCCGATTGCGGTTCTGAAGTCCCATCTTGCCGATGCGACCCCGCTCGCCGCGCTTAAAGGTATGCAAAGTGCCGGTAAGGAGCCCGACAAAAAAGCGGGTGCTGCCGGTCTGTCGGATAACGATCTGGCTGTTTGCAAGCAGATGGGGATCAGCCCCGAAGAATACGCGAAAGCGAACGCCTGA
- a CDS encoding DUF2786 domain-containing protein encodes MTRHEDILRKISACLALAQSDNPHEAAAALARAQELMEKYGVSHDDVAISDVSICTADSRAGRVPPKHIVMLARMVALAFGVAAVYRPYYLGDKWRARFEFYGTDASPKVAAYTYEVLERQLTKSRTAYIGSLNKRLKRNTKVRRGDMYASGWVQAVSDKITPRSRTETEAKAIKAYEAKQFGDGLRSMKGRDLSTKARNHDYGALVDGMADGSNVEFRQGVAGERQKVLAGGGAGS; translated from the coding sequence ATGACCAGGCATGAAGATATTCTGCGCAAGATCAGTGCCTGTCTGGCGCTGGCGCAATCTGACAACCCGCACGAGGCGGCAGCCGCGTTGGCCCGTGCCCAGGAGTTGATGGAAAAATATGGTGTCAGCCATGATGATGTCGCCATTAGCGATGTGAGCATCTGCACAGCGGATAGCCGCGCAGGCCGGGTGCCGCCGAAGCATATTGTTATGCTTGCACGCATGGTTGCGTTGGCGTTCGGTGTGGCAGCTGTGTATCGGCCCTATTATCTTGGCGATAAATGGCGAGCACGCTTTGAATTTTATGGAACTGATGCCAGCCCCAAGGTAGCGGCTTATACCTACGAAGTGCTTGAGCGGCAGCTGACAAAAAGCCGCACGGCCTATATTGGCAGCCTGAATAAACGCCTGAAACGCAACACCAAAGTGCGCCGGGGTGATATGTATGCCAGTGGCTGGGTACAGGCCGTCTCTGACAAAATAACACCGCGTTCCAGAACAGAGACGGAAGCCAAAGCCATTAAAGCCTATGAGGCAAAGCAATTTGGTGATGGCTTGCGGAGCATGAAAGGCAGGGATCTTAGCACCAAGGCACGTAACCATGATTACGGGGCTTTGGTCGATGGGATGGCTGATGGCAGCAATGTTGAATTCCGTCAGGGTGTTGCGGGAGAGCGCCAGAAAGTACTGGCCGGTGGAGGTGCCGGGTCATGA
- a CDS encoding regulatory protein GemA — MTALRKTTAKPKKPVDAYRRRLYGKIEVAKKALGLDDDAYRDIIARQFAGKTSRTQLGTAQLIELIEHFKSLGFKPKRKAPARAGRAQLADGDSARKIRALWISLYHLAVVSDPSERALAAFIKRQAGVDDARFLSDDGAFKVIEALKAWAARAAGVDWSSYPIEFGRLVERPRCRVIEAQWRIVAPNGAQSSLAWWVQDFVRSPVAMSHWTLSDAQADQVIEALGKQVREIKGRGK; from the coding sequence ATGACCGCCCTTCGCAAAACCACAGCAAAACCGAAAAAGCCGGTTGATGCCTATCGCCGCCGTTTGTATGGCAAGATCGAAGTGGCGAAGAAGGCGCTGGGCCTTGATGACGATGCCTATCGTGACATTATCGCCCGGCAATTCGCTGGCAAAACCAGCCGGACCCAGCTTGGCACAGCACAACTGATCGAACTGATCGAGCATTTCAAATCGCTGGGTTTCAAGCCGAAACGCAAAGCCCCGGCACGGGCCGGTCGCGCCCAGCTGGCCGACGGCGACAGCGCACGCAAAATCCGTGCGCTATGGATTTCCCTTTACCATCTTGCGGTGGTTTCAGACCCCTCTGAAAGGGCTCTCGCAGCCTTTATCAAACGACAGGCCGGTGTCGATGATGCGCGGTTCTTGTCTGATGACGGGGCCTTTAAGGTGATTGAGGCTTTGAAAGCCTGGGCTGCGCGGGCGGCGGGTGTCGATTGGTCGTCCTATCCGATCGAGTTTGGCAGGCTTGTTGAACGTCCCCGGTGCCGGGTGATCGAGGCGCAGTGGCGCATTGTTGCCCCGAATGGTGCACAAAGCTCCCTTGCCTGGTGGGTGCAGGATTTTGTCCGCAGTCCCGTCGCGATGTCGCATTGGACTTTGAGCGATGCGCAGGCAGATCAGGTTATTGAGGCGCTTGGCAAACAGGTGCGCGAGATCAAAGGACGGGGAAAATGA
- a CDS encoding helix-turn-helix domain-containing protein, whose protein sequence is MIALERGGSRLRIPQKAEGSVLQEIVGIDAAEKIVKDLADERIEIPLAKKIVAAWLREQGWSQERIAMRLKVSRRSVQYWQSGTTPTRQSDLFSSF, encoded by the coding sequence ATGATTGCGCTTGAACGGGGAGGATCGCGTTTGCGAATTCCGCAGAAAGCCGAGGGTTCGGTCCTACAGGAAATTGTGGGGATTGACGCCGCCGAAAAGATCGTGAAGGATCTGGCGGACGAGCGGATTGAAATCCCGTTGGCCAAGAAGATTGTTGCCGCGTGGTTGCGCGAACAGGGGTGGAGTCAGGAACGGATTGCGATGCGCCTGAAGGTCAGTCGGCGCAGCGTGCAATACTGGCAGTCGGGCACGACGCCAACGCGGCAGAGCGACCTTTTTTCCTCCTTTTAA
- a CDS encoding DUF3486 family protein yields the protein MASKSKIETELSEDDLKDFRHLMATGRCSIDGLVDWLGKRGYEISRSSVGRYSQNFERVAARLRESRKITEAVTTELGEAAVQGQQGRLLVEMTRTLVFDLLIKLQEAQDSEDGDGAEISAKDVMMLGKGLADLGKALRQDQDFETKVREQIAAEERKKAADIVEQAASKAGKGLSRAAVDSIKAEILGVG from the coding sequence ATGGCCTCGAAATCCAAGATCGAAACCGAGCTTTCCGAAGATGATCTGAAGGACTTTCGTCATTTGATGGCGACGGGTCGTTGTTCGATTGATGGCCTTGTCGACTGGCTGGGTAAGCGCGGTTACGAGATTTCCAGATCATCGGTCGGACGTTATAGCCAGAACTTTGAGCGGGTGGCTGCACGGCTGCGTGAATCGCGCAAGATCACGGAAGCCGTCACGACCGAACTTGGCGAGGCAGCGGTTCAGGGGCAGCAAGGTCGGTTGCTGGTCGAGATGACCCGGACCCTCGTGTTTGATCTTCTGATCAAGCTTCAGGAAGCCCAGGACAGTGAAGACGGAGACGGTGCCGAGATTTCGGCCAAGGATGTCATGATGCTGGGCAAGGGCCTTGCCGATCTGGGCAAGGCGCTTCGCCAGGATCAGGATTTTGAAACCAAGGTCCGTGAACAGATCGCAGCGGAAGAACGGAAGAAAGCGGCAGACATTGTCGAACAAGCCGCATCCAAGGCTGGCAAGGGTTTGTCGCGTGCGGCTGTTGACTCGATCAAGGCCGAAATTTTGGGCGTAGGCTAA
- a CDS encoding MT-A70 family methyltransferase, which yields MNNQLIKEFVNLRPTGGFRVILADPAVSFDNWSAKGEAKNAKAHYDCMSFEQIAKMPVSALCADDCVLFLWVTWPTMPHWQEMITGWGFTFAGLAWEWRKYNPETGKYAFGPGYGTRKNLEPCLMCAKGNPSLKSALPDDLFGMGRVPVGVHSVRDWIDWWPDDEIRAPRREHSRKPDEQYDRIETMFDGPYLELFARQKRKGWAAWGNQTDKFGEVA from the coding sequence ATGAATAACCAGTTGATCAAAGAGTTTGTCAATTTGCGACCAACGGGGGGATTTCGTGTGATCCTTGCGGACCCGGCGGTGAGCTTTGATAACTGGTCAGCCAAGGGAGAAGCGAAAAACGCCAAGGCGCATTATGACTGCATGAGCTTTGAGCAGATTGCCAAAATGCCGGTCAGTGCCCTGTGTGCCGATGATTGCGTGCTGTTTTTGTGGGTCACATGGCCAACCATGCCGCATTGGCAGGAAATGATTACCGGCTGGGGCTTTACCTTTGCCGGGCTCGCCTGGGAATGGCGCAAATACAACCCTGAAACCGGCAAATATGCTTTTGGTCCCGGTTATGGCACGCGCAAGAACCTTGAGCCCTGCCTGATGTGCGCCAAGGGCAATCCATCGCTTAAATCAGCCTTGCCCGATGATCTGTTCGGGATGGGGCGTGTGCCTGTCGGGGTTCATTCCGTGCGCGACTGGATTGATTGGTGGCCCGACGATGAAATTCGAGCGCCACGCCGTGAACATTCCCGCAAACCCGACGAACAGTATGACCGCATCGAAACGATGTTTGACGGGCCGTATCTGGAACTTTTCGCCCGTCAGAAACGCAAGGGCTGGGCTGCATGGGGCAACCAGACCGACAAGTTTGGAGAGGTGGCATGA
- a CDS encoding PBECR2 nuclease fold domain-containing protein, with translation MASSAQYGSVSFKQQIDFFRSKLAMPTRAWTDLYGGEHDHGFMVAGASKMVLIEDLQASITKMIDEGLTIAQFRKEFDEIVARHGWDYKGGRNWRTRVIYETNLRQSYHAGREAQMADPALRKRRPYGLYRHGGSSDPRPHHLAKDGWVIPLDDPFWDTWSPQNGWGCTCKKFAISARDVERMGLTVMEQAPDIPMVTKTVGVNGPSPREVTLPEGIDPGFEHRPGGSRIRPMSPPEIEQPIKSVPGRHFPDRPATDGLPDARDFAGSLLAEGLAPEIYIDSFLKEFGASLDAPKVFVDAAGEPLAISDALFRHPGTGKLKVGKQDRARFLPLLARAIKEPDEIWIAGEFHGATNRPVLRRRYIARFLIEGEAQPGIAVFEWGRDGWAGVTTFPSSEDYIREFRNGVLLYRRD, from the coding sequence ATGGCGTCATCGGCGCAATATGGCAGTGTATCTTTCAAACAGCAGATCGATTTTTTTCGATCCAAGCTGGCCATGCCAACCAGAGCATGGACCGACCTTTACGGCGGAGAGCACGACCACGGCTTTATGGTGGCCGGGGCAAGCAAGATGGTGCTGATCGAGGATCTGCAGGCATCGATCACGAAGATGATTGATGAAGGTCTGACGATTGCGCAATTTCGCAAGGAATTTGACGAGATCGTCGCCCGACATGGCTGGGATTACAAAGGCGGTCGCAACTGGCGAACGCGGGTGATTTACGAGACCAATCTGCGCCAGTCCTATCATGCGGGGCGCGAAGCGCAGATGGCGGACCCGGCCTTGCGCAAAAGGCGACCATACGGGCTTTACCGGCACGGGGGATCGTCTGATCCGCGACCGCATCATCTGGCAAAGGATGGCTGGGTTATTCCGCTTGATGATCCGTTCTGGGATACCTGGTCGCCGCAAAATGGCTGGGGCTGCACCTGCAAAAAATTCGCGATTTCCGCCCGTGATGTGGAACGCATGGGGCTGACCGTGATGGAGCAGGCCCCCGATATTCCGATGGTGACAAAAACCGTTGGCGTGAACGGTCCCAGTCCGCGCGAGGTGACGTTGCCGGAAGGGATTGATCCGGGGTTTGAACATCGGCCTGGCGGGAGCCGGATTAGGCCCATGTCACCGCCCGAGATCGAACAGCCGATCAAATCGGTGCCGGGTCGGCACTTCCCGGACCGGCCCGCAACGGATGGCTTGCCGGATGCGCGGGATTTTGCCGGTAGCCTGCTGGCAGAGGGGTTGGCACCCGAAATCTATATCGACAGCTTTTTGAAGGAATTTGGCGCAAGCCTAGATGCGCCGAAAGTGTTTGTCGATGCGGCAGGCGAACCGCTGGCGATTTCGGATGCGCTGTTTCGCCATCCTGGTACCGGCAAGCTGAAGGTTGGTAAACAGGACCGGGCGCGGTTTTTGCCGCTTTTGGCCAGAGCCATCAAGGAGCCTGATGAGATATGGATTGCCGGCGAATTTCACGGGGCGACAAACAGGCCGGTTTTGCGGCGGCGCTATATTGCCCGTTTTTTGATTGAAGGCGAAGCCCAGCCCGGCATTGCGGTATTTGAATGGGGGCGTGATGGCTGGGCGGGTGTGACGACATTTCCCTCAAGCGAAGATTATATAAGGGAATTTCGCAACGGCGTTTTGCTGTATCGGAGAGATTAG
- a CDS encoding terminase large subunit domain-containing protein, giving the protein MEQAEINPTPLDFNPSQFDADEVLLKYQRDWIADTSDIKLAEKSRRTGLTWAEAADAVLTAGASKSAGGGNHFYVGSNREMAVEFIDACAMWARAFDQAAGEIEEEILKDGDKDILTFNIRFSSGFKIQALSSRPSNLRGRQGNVTIDEAAFHDHLDEVLKAAMALTMWGSKIRIISTHNGVEHLFNELIEDTRAGKKPYSIHRITLDDACAQGLYQRICQIRGIEWSEQAEKAWKEKLLAGTASKEDALEEYYCVPKSGGGAYLSRSLIEARMYDAPVIRFECDDAFRKLNDQQRKEEIDAFCEIQMAPLLKLLDRTDEHAFGEDFGRSADLTVIAPMAIKPNLKRVVPFLVELRNIPFRSQEQILFYIVDRLPRLRAGRLDARGNGQYLAERAVDRYGASIIEAVMISQSWYLDVMPKFKARFEDDLIAIPRDRDVVDDLRALQVIKGIPKIPDGKTGEDQNRHGDAAIALAMADNAADGENAPIEFTAAAKAGPFGRSLDIDDDDDGFDLGFGASGGW; this is encoded by the coding sequence ATGGAACAGGCTGAAATCAATCCGACACCCCTGGATTTTAACCCGTCGCAGTTTGACGCGGACGAGGTTTTGCTGAAATACCAGCGCGACTGGATTGCAGATACATCCGATATCAAACTGGCCGAGAAATCCCGACGCACAGGCCTGACCTGGGCAGAAGCCGCTGATGCTGTTTTGACGGCGGGCGCATCGAAGTCTGCCGGTGGTGGTAATCATTTCTATGTCGGATCGAACCGGGAAATGGCGGTTGAATTTATCGACGCATGTGCGATGTGGGCGCGCGCCTTTGACCAGGCGGCAGGTGAGATCGAGGAAGAGATCCTTAAAGATGGTGACAAGGATATTCTAACCTTCAATATCCGGTTCTCAAGCGGGTTTAAAATTCAGGCACTGTCCTCACGACCAAGCAACCTGCGTGGTCGCCAGGGCAACGTGACGATAGATGAGGCTGCGTTCCACGATCATCTTGATGAAGTCCTGAAGGCGGCGATGGCGCTGACCATGTGGGGATCAAAGATCCGGATTATCTCCACTCACAATGGTGTCGAGCATCTGTTCAACGAGCTGATTGAAGATACCCGTGCCGGAAAGAAGCCCTATAGCATTCACCGGATCACGCTCGATGATGCCTGTGCGCAAGGGCTTTACCAGCGCATCTGCCAGATTCGGGGTATTGAATGGAGTGAGCAAGCCGAAAAAGCCTGGAAGGAAAAACTGCTTGCCGGTACCGCGTCCAAGGAAGATGCGTTGGAGGAATATTACTGCGTTCCCAAATCCGGTGGTGGCGCCTATCTGTCGCGGTCGCTGATCGAAGCGCGAATGTATGACGCGCCGGTCATCCGGTTTGAATGTGATGACGCGTTCCGCAAGCTGAACGACCAGCAACGCAAGGAAGAGATCGACGCATTTTGCGAAATCCAGATGGCACCTTTGCTGAAGTTGCTGGACCGGACCGATGAACATGCGTTTGGCGAGGATTTCGGACGCAGTGCCGATTTGACAGTGATTGCGCCAATGGCGATCAAGCCGAACCTGAAGCGCGTTGTGCCGTTCCTGGTCGAACTGCGGAATATTCCGTTCCGGTCGCAAGAACAGATCCTGTTTTACATTGTTGATCGTCTGCCGCGTTTGCGCGCCGGACGACTGGATGCACGGGGAAATGGCCAGTATCTGGCCGAGCGAGCGGTCGACCGGTACGGCGCGTCGATCATTGAAGCCGTCATGATCTCGCAATCCTGGTATCTCGATGTGATGCCAAAATTCAAGGCGCGGTTCGAGGATGATCTGATTGCGATCCCACGTGATCGCGATGTGGTTGATGATTTGCGCGCACTTCAGGTCATCAAAGGTATTCCAAAAATTCCCGACGGTAAAACCGGCGAAGATCAGAACCGGCATGGAGACGCGGCTATTGCACTGGCAATGGCGGACAATGCCGCCGATGGCGAGAATGCGCCGATTGAATTCACCGCAGCCGCCAAGGCCGGGCCGTTCGGTCGCTCATTGGATATCGATGACGACGATGACGGATTTGATCTTGGCTTTGGCGCGTCGGGTGGCTGGTAA
- a CDS encoding phage virion morphogenesis protein, whose amino-acid sequence MAGASLHIDLDDRVVQRRLAEMLRRGQNLEPVFADIGEYLDLAHRERFDREIDPQGKAWEPLAEKTIEQKRKKGRDGGILVETGDLRDLLRYQISDDALEFGTDRIYGATQQFGDEDRGIPAREWLGFSREDMKEISDIIGDWLVGE is encoded by the coding sequence GTGGCCGGAGCAAGTTTGCACATTGATCTTGACGACCGGGTGGTTCAGCGGCGTCTTGCGGAGATGCTTCGGCGCGGGCAGAATCTTGAACCGGTATTCGCCGATATTGGTGAATATCTGGATCTTGCCCACCGGGAACGGTTTGATCGCGAAATTGATCCCCAGGGTAAAGCCTGGGAACCGCTGGCCGAGAAAACGATTGAGCAGAAGCGCAAAAAAGGCCGTGATGGTGGCATCCTTGTTGAAACCGGTGATTTGCGCGATTTGCTGCGTTACCAGATTTCTGATGACGCACTGGAATTCGGGACAGACCGGATTTATGGCGCGACCCAGCAATTTGGCGATGAGGATCGTGGGATCCCTGCGCGTGAATGGCTGGGCTTTTCGCGAGAGGATATGAAAGAGATTTCCGATATTATCGGTGACTGGCTGGTTGGCGAGTAA
- a CDS encoding DUF935 domain-containing protein has protein sequence MKLKSMVKKIWGGNQRALEETQSESEARVGQLKREFANHPSKGLTPEKLHRILEAAEQGDLSAQSELFEDMEEKDPQIGADMAKRRQAAAELEWQISAPDGASALERKAADFCSEVFSSIEVENLVVDMGSAFGHGWAQLELPWDRDGQERRICQPILRPHSWFALDQHDQNKIVIKGLQGEEAELWRLGWVSHRHKAKPGYVARSGLHRMLVWPYLFQNYALGDLAQLLEVYGLPARIGTYPRGASSAEKAALLRAVVSLGQSAAGIIPEGMKIDFLTAAEGRADVYQAMMNWCERAKAKVILGGTLTSGTGEGTNTNALGNVHERGLNSLIRSDVRQLAGTIRRDILWPMAVLNFGIEDINRAPKFWLDTDETEDYKTLSDTLPTFVDMGMKIPMWWVHEKTGIPTATDVDEVLQAKARPAPFAPGEAAPGESAPADQTSVAATRIAALKSGTALASDAVPAQIEAAMKADPTVGWIEQIRKAVDEAESLEVLRDRLVEMTAELDTGSLADALSEAMAAAHLAGRYDLMEGL, from the coding sequence GTGAAATTGAAATCAATGGTCAAGAAAATCTGGGGCGGAAACCAGCGGGCGCTTGAAGAAACCCAGTCTGAAAGCGAGGCTCGTGTTGGTCAGCTCAAACGCGAGTTTGCCAACCATCCGTCCAAGGGGCTGACACCGGAAAAACTGCACCGCATTCTTGAAGCGGCTGAACAGGGCGATCTTTCTGCCCAGTCCGAGCTGTTTGAGGATATGGAAGAGAAAGACCCACAGATCGGGGCTGATATGGCGAAGCGCCGTCAGGCCGCAGCCGAACTCGAATGGCAGATATCGGCCCCGGATGGTGCAAGTGCCCTTGAACGCAAGGCGGCGGATTTCTGTTCCGAGGTTTTCTCCTCGATCGAGGTTGAGAATCTGGTCGTCGATATGGGATCAGCGTTCGGACATGGTTGGGCGCAGCTCGAACTGCCCTGGGATCGTGACGGCCAGGAGCGCCGGATTTGTCAGCCGATCTTGCGCCCGCATAGCTGGTTCGCGCTTGACCAGCATGATCAGAACAAGATTGTGATTAAAGGTCTGCAAGGCGAGGAAGCGGAGCTTTGGCGGCTTGGCTGGGTGTCGCACCGGCATAAGGCGAAGCCCGGTTATGTGGCGCGTTCGGGCCTGCACCGCATGTTGGTATGGCCCTATCTGTTTCAGAATTATGCGCTGGGCGATCTGGCCCAGTTGCTTGAGGTTTATGGTCTGCCTGCGCGGATTGGCACCTATCCGCGTGGCGCATCAAGTGCCGAAAAAGCGGCATTGCTGCGTGCGGTCGTATCGCTTGGTCAGTCTGCTGCGGGCATTATTCCGGAAGGCATGAAGATTGATTTTCTGACTGCAGCCGAAGGCCGGGCAGATGTCTATCAGGCGATGATGAACTGGTGTGAGCGGGCCAAGGCCAAAGTCATCCTGGGCGGAACACTGACCAGCGGTACTGGTGAAGGCACAAACACCAACGCGCTTGGAAATGTGCATGAGCGCGGCCTTAACAGTCTGATCCGGTCGGACGTGCGTCAACTGGCCGGGACGATCCGGCGCGATATCCTGTGGCCGATGGCGGTACTTAATTTCGGGATCGAGGATATCAACCGCGCGCCGAAATTCTGGCTCGATACCGACGAGACCGAGGATTACAAAACCCTTTCTGACACGCTGCCGACCTTTGTTGATATGGGCATGAAAATCCCGATGTGGTGGGTGCATGAAAAAACGGGCATTCCGACCGCAACGGATGTGGATGAGGTTTTGCAGGCGAAAGCCAGGCCCGCGCCATTTGCCCCGGGAGAAGCAGCTCCGGGAGAAAGCGCCCCCGCTGATCAGACCAGCGTCGCGGCAACGCGGATCGCGGCCCTGAAATCCGGTACGGCTCTTGCCAGTGATGCGGTGCCCGCCCAGATCGAGGCGGCGATGAAGGCCGACCCGACGGTGGGATGGATCGAACAAATCCGCAAGGCTGTGGACGAGGCCGAGAGCCTTGAGGTGCTGCGCGACAGGCTGGTGGAAATGACCGCCGAACTTGATACAGGAAGCCTTGCCGATGCGCTCTCCGAGGCAATGGCGGCGGCCCATTTGGCTGGACGCTATGATCTGATGGAAGGGCTCTGA
- a CDS encoding TraR/DksA family transcriptional regulator: protein MGDIIDAAQELEYRLRTQSLACHRVRFAELVLENCVECGEPIPDARRKALSGALRCIDCQNELETGSRL, encoded by the coding sequence ATGGGGGACATCATTGACGCCGCACAGGAGCTTGAATACCGGCTGCGCACACAATCACTCGCCTGCCACCGGGTGCGGTTTGCCGAACTGGTATTGGAAAACTGTGTGGAATGCGGTGAGCCGATACCGGATGCGCGGCGCAAGGCTTTAAGTGGGGCGTTACGCTGTATTGATTGTCAAAATGAATTGGAAACGGGGAGCCGGTTGTGA
- a CDS encoding ASCH domain-containing protein, with protein MKNHFPNCALSIRQPWAHHILFDGKRVENRSWLTRFRGPFLIHASATFDGTTAERRAFIADHPHSPLGGIVGMVTLTDLVTSLDSPWFYGPYGFVLTDPKPLDFVPCKGKLGFFTPDIDFALLKARAL; from the coding sequence ATGAAAAACCATTTTCCCAATTGCGCACTTTCGATCCGGCAGCCGTGGGCGCATCACATTCTGTTTGACGGAAAGAGGGTCGAAAACCGTTCCTGGCTTACCCGGTTTCGCGGGCCGTTTCTGATTCATGCTAGCGCCACCTTTGACGGCACAACGGCAGAAAGACGGGCCTTCATTGCGGATCATCCTCACAGCCCCCTAGGTGGTATTGTTGGTATGGTCACGCTGACCGATCTGGTCACATCGTTGGATAGCCCGTGGTTTTACGGTCCCTACGGCTTTGTTCTGACCGATCCAAAACCGCTGGATTTTGTGCCCTGCAAGGGAAAGCTCGGCTTTTTCACACCCGACATTGATTTTGCGCTGCTGAAAGCGAGGGCATTATGA
- a CDS encoding DUF2730 family protein, with protein sequence MTLEMLSNYGWLCVLVLQGFFAWTGWSLKKRFVTREDFEADMKKLSDVFSRDIGEMRNHVDAATLKIDRCEARLEDMPSQTEIHELSVALEKLSGRLGGLVERVEAAGHNQDRFERVLNRIEDYLLNGAKK encoded by the coding sequence GTGACGCTGGAAATGCTATCGAATTATGGCTGGTTGTGCGTGCTGGTGTTGCAGGGTTTTTTCGCCTGGACGGGCTGGTCGCTTAAAAAGCGGTTCGTCACACGCGAGGATTTTGAAGCCGACATGAAGAAGCTATCCGATGTGTTTTCCCGTGATATCGGGGAAATGAGAAATCATGTCGATGCGGCGACCCTTAAAATAGATCGCTGTGAAGCCCGCCTTGAAGACATGCCGTCACAAACGGAAATTCACGAATTGAGCGTGGCGCTGGAAAAACTGTCCGGGCGGCTTGGCGGGCTTGTCGAGCGTGTTGAGGCGGCTGGGCACAACCAGGACCGGTTTGAACGTGTCCTCAACCGGATTGAGGATTACCTGCTAAATGGAGCAAAAAAGTGA
- a CDS encoding glycoside hydrolase family 108 protein — MYSRTFLQAAETVLLHEGGFVNDATDPGGATRYGISLRYLISLGEIDLDHDGFNDFDFDRDGDVDADDIRQMPRETAIRIYHDNWWVKFGYENLPGGIAPKVFDLAVNMGARQAHKLLQRACRACGENILDDGIIGPLTRRVLFGLDQWGAMTAFRSETAGFYRGLIIAKPKFEKYRSGWLHRAYA; from the coding sequence ATGTATTCCAGAACCTTTTTACAGGCTGCAGAGACCGTCCTTTTACATGAGGGCGGTTTTGTTAATGATGCCACCGATCCCGGTGGGGCGACCCGTTACGGGATTTCGCTGCGCTATCTGATTTCGCTGGGCGAGATCGATCTGGATCATGACGGTTTTAACGATTTCGATTTTGACCGTGATGGCGATGTGGATGCCGACGATATTCGCCAGATGCCGCGTGAAACCGCGATCAGGATCTACCATGACAATTGGTGGGTGAAGTTTGGCTATGAGAACCTGCCGGGCGGCATTGCGCCGAAGGTGTTTGATCTTGCGGTCAATATGGGGGCCAGGCAGGCGCATAAGCTGCTGCAACGTGCCTGTCGTGCATGCGGCGAGAATATCCTGGACGATGGCATTATTGGTCCGCTGACCCGTCGGGTTTTGTTCGGTCTTGATCAGTGGGGGGCGATGACGGCGTTTCGGTCTGAAACTGCCGGGTTTTACCGCGGGCTGATTATTGCCAAGCCGAAATTTGAAAAATATCGCAGCGGGTGGCTACACCGCGCTTATGCGTAA